Sequence from the Thermocoleostomius sinensis A174 genome:
ACACAGAAGTCCCAGTTAGCGAGTCTATTTAAAGCATTACCGAAACAGGAGATTTTCGCAGCCTTGACACCTGAACAGAAAAAAGATTTCTTTATGAAGAAAAAAGAAATCTTTATGCCAACTGCTGAAGAGATTCAGGCAAAGATTGATGCAGGATTGAAGAAGAAAGAAGCGTTCTCGCCTGAAACATCAGAGTTTTCTCCGTCTGCGGATGAAATCAAGGAAAAGATTAATATTGGCTTGAAGAAGAAAGAAGCCTTTAAACCAACCTTAGAAGAAATTCAGGAAAGAATTGCTGAAAAAATGGCCGCTATGAAAGAGTCTGTAGCAGGCGAAGAGTAATCTTGGACTGACTCAGTCGCTTGCAAAAATCTGCTGAACTTGAGCCACTTTGCTTGGCTCATTTTTTATTTCTTATGCCAGGTTTTATGCACTTTCTATGGCACTGAGACAACAATTGGGCGAATGACGTGTCCGCGTCCTGCCGACGGATCGACCACAAACTGTACTTGTCCATCTGCAAATGGAGTTGGCAGCAAGAATTCCAGTCGCTGATTCAACCAAGTTGCCACAAACTCTGCCTCTTGTTGCGAACCGCTTAAAGGTAAGTCAGTGCGGTTCGCATAGCTGCGCTGCGATCGGGCCAATATTTCTTGCAAAATCGATCGAATGTCTTCTGCGGAAGTAAACGATTCTCCTTGCAGCAACAAGCTCACCAAGCTGCTGAATGCTAGCGTTGCTGATTCTTGATGTACTGAGGAGCGTAGATCAATGCCATAGGTCGCATAATAATTTGCCCGCAAAATTACCTCGCTAAATTCGTTTTCAATTCCAGCCAGCGACAAGGTACAGGGCGTTTCATAATCACCAATCACATACTGATCTGCTAGCCGCACCGTTGCATGCCCAGTGCTGCCATCAAACCAATTTTGCGCTTCGGAATGTGCTTGATAGAGTTCCTGTTGCGAGACAACCTCGATCGTCAGTTGACGCAAAGATCTGCTAGTGAATGCATCCGACAAAGCCATTTGCAGATGTGTATCTAGCGTAAAAAAATATCCTAGCCTGCGGGCAACCCTGCTATCAAAACGATCATGAATAATTTGAAGAGATGAATGATCGAATAGTGCTGTGATTGGTTGAGCTTGTTCAAAGGATGCCAAGTTACAACGATCGGGCAATGCTTGTGATATAGAAATAGGTAATGACAGCGATGGCTGTTGTAACACTACTAATTCTTGACCTAGAACACCTAGCCAAAACACGATCGCCATCCTTAAGAACTGGCACTGATAATGGAAATAGCAATTGCGTAACCATTTCGGTAGATGAGTAGATGGATCAGAGATTGGTTCATCCACTCATCCACTTTGAATTATCGATTACCGATACTCAATATAGCGCTTATAGATGCGCATAATCTCTCCCGGTTCTCGAATGGTAGCTTGCTGAATCTGGGCATAGGGCAAGGCCCGCGACCAGTGCTCCACCCGGCAAAACCCACAGTGATACAGATGGGCGATCGTGTGCTCCACCTCTTCGGGTGGTCCAATCAGCAGCATTTTCACCGATCGCCGAGACGACGCCACGGGGCGATCGCAGTCGGTCGGCGGGGTCATAAACTCATCAGCCATGCTTAAACTCCTTTAGGTCTAGGGTAAGAAACCCTAGAGACTCGCTCTCAGCAGACTCAGACAGCACCAGGCCGCACAAGCTGAAAGCAGGGGCGCTATAATGCACCCTAGCCTTTAGACTAGTGGACATAGTCTGAGGTTAGCTAGCTCAGGTGTTTTGCTTGGTCGGCGGACACCTAGCTAGCGCTAGAGAAGGGGATCTCTAGGTAGCCCGGTTACTCTTCCTCTAACAGATGAATAACCATAGTCACCCACCCTAGCAGAAGCTGATTACAGAATCAAGTCATATTTGTTACCGTCTCAGTAAACTCGATGCCGCTATATCGGTCAATTCCACTTGAATTCAGTCACGCCTGAGTTATTGGTGGCTTGTTCTGTAGGCTTTCGGAGTCATGCCAGTCTGTTGCCGAAACTGTTGACTCAAATGGCTATGGCTGTTAAAACCGCACAAGAAAGCGATTTCTGTAATCGATCGATCGCTTCGATGTAAGAGTTGTTTTGCTCGTTCGATCCGTTGCCGCAGTAGATATTGGTAGGGAGCAATTCCAATCGATTGCTTAAATAAATGACTAAAATGATACTGGCTGATACCAAGCAGTGATGCTAAATCGGCAAGTTTAATCTCTTGATGGAGATGATCGTGAATATAATCCAACACATGCCTTAGCTGCCGCGATGGCAACCCACCTGTATAGTCAGAAAACTGAGGTTTTGTAAAGGTATAGTGTCTGAGCAAATGTACCGCCAAAACATTGGTCAGCGAATCAACATAGAGATGTTCACCTGAATGTTCGTGTTGCAATTCAGTCAACAATAATAAACCGATCGCTTCAATTTGTGGATCGCGAATTTGACATTCAGGGACGATTTCTAGTTGATTGAGGTTGATATTTAGTACTTCGCTGGCGATGGCTTGCACAAACGAAGCGGTAATCCGAATCTGTAAGAAGCGATCGTCACTGTCCCAGCGAGCGAAAAACGGCATTTGAGCCGGTGTAAGACAAATATCTCCCTGGATGTAAGCCCCCGTTTGGGTTCTATCTCCCTGGATTTGCAGCAATTGCACTGGCCGAGATGCAAGCGACAAACATATCGAATGATCGTCGTGGTAATAGGTGCTTCCCTCGCCAGCGGGGTGATGAAAATATTCGACCAGAATATTGTTCCAACCCCGACTTCGACTTGACAAACTGGGCGCACGACTGCATTCCATTTGATTAGGCATAGGAGCTTGCATCAGGTTATCACCCAACTCGTCTAGTTTTGATTGTATTGCTGTTTGGTCTACTTCAGTGAGCAATGACGGCAATCAAGCACGATCGCAGTCTAAAAACCTACACGGTGGTGCTGTAATAAAGTCACAATTCATCTATTGAGCAATTTAGCGGTCAAAGTTGAACCACTTGAGCCAGTAGTTCACATAAAACTGTCATTGCAATGTCACCTTTGGGAACGGAGATTGACACAAATCGTGAGTATCTGGTTTCAATTTTGCCCTTATTCTGAAAGTAAGGTTAAGCCCCATAACTCTTGGTCTTAGGAGCATTCCATGAATAGCAATCAGGTTAGTGGCGTATTGCTCGAAAAACACTGGAGTCGTAGATTCGTTGTTGGACTGGTGGCGCTTTCCCTTAGTCTGGCTTCAGGTCTAGCTTCAAGTCTGATTTTAGGTTTGGCTCCAGCCGCGCTAGCACAATCGGGAACCTATGTGCCGCCTCGAACAGGTTCTCCTCCAGATGCCCGCACGATCGCCGGGACACGCGGCGGAGAATGTGCTCAGAACCTGGACACCGAATTGACCGTACTTGCCCCCTATAGCCATACTGGACAAACTGCATCGACCCATCCTACCTTTGCCTGGTATGTTCCAGACAATCAACCTCTGTCCGTCGAGTTTCGCCTCTATGCTCATGGTGCAGATGGACATTTGCAGCCGCAACCCCTGTATGAAGTGATCTTAGAAAGCTCACAGGGGATTATGTCCCATACCT
This genomic interval carries:
- a CDS encoding AraC family transcriptional regulator; its protein translation is MQAPMPNQMECSRAPSLSSRSRGWNNILVEYFHHPAGEGSTYYHDDHSICLSLASRPVQLLQIQGDRTQTGAYIQGDICLTPAQMPFFARWDSDDRFLQIRITASFVQAIASEVLNINLNQLEIVPECQIRDPQIEAIGLLLLTELQHEHSGEHLYVDSLTNVLAVHLLRHYTFTKPQFSDYTGGLPSRQLRHVLDYIHDHLHQEIKLADLASLLGISQYHFSHLFKQSIGIAPYQYLLRQRIERAKQLLHRSDRSITEIAFLCGFNSHSHLSQQFRQQTGMTPKAYRTSHQ
- a CDS encoding DUF928 domain-containing protein — encoded protein: MNSNQVSGVLLEKHWSRRFVVGLVALSLSLASGLASSLILGLAPAALAQSGTYVPPRTGSPPDARTIAGTRGGECAQNLDTELTVLAPYSHTGQTASTHPTFAWYVPDNQPLSVEFRLYAHGADGHLQPQPLYEVILESSQGIMSHTLPAEQTGLSIGQSYYWQVALLCDPAHPSEDLVVGTKIDVVASAEPGSLWYDLLGQALTQTENQEVVLNLLSDLATIEQMASTQVSESNDPSDVNQEEKQADQRRDFMRQSQQLLQIVEVEQQ